In Paenibacillus sp. FSL M7-0420, a single genomic region encodes these proteins:
- a CDS encoding family 43 glycosylhydrolase encodes MEKSSAGPRKAWVGGERSRKRIYSLAAVLLLILAGGAYLLLQQNQDGGQQVYKGHGGTFKNTLAEIDTPDPSVIYKDGYYYMTFTHNGTDIMVMKSRTLDFRQAERKVVWYPPAETAYSANLWAPELQYIRGQWYIYFAADDGHNENHRMYVLQGDSGDPLGGYTFKGQVTDSTNKWAIDGLAMEVDDALYFVWSGWEGDMNAAQNTYIAPMSDPLTISGPRVLLSEPLLAWEQAGGPPYINEGQSILYHDGRVFIVYSGAGSWTPYYSLGLLALKPGSDPLEAASWTKAELPLLTMDEAAGVYGPGHNSFTVSPDGSEQWIIYHATAGAEDGWNNRKARAQRVSWDKDGLPVFGKPKPLSAALHVPAGMGLFLAEHAVQNGHRLEFPSLPSAVDSDTPLLVHYVNPGEAPVEAAVSVNGGQPMPLQLPPSAEGQTGYTYLLLPFAAGENTVSLELAAGTSAKLSAIEIPRYEAEAQALMGEAAAEDHPYASGGGAVSMGTRGASLRFGNLRVPCGGTYTATVAVMNASPDAKLEVSVNGGRKAGYPLKTQGRNEAAFLELELTLQSGANEIILFDSQGSFGIDYMDIWQKSE; translated from the coding sequence ATGGAAAAGAGTTCAGCGGGACCCCGGAAGGCGTGGGTAGGAGGTGAGAGATCACGTAAACGAATCTACTCCCTTGCGGCAGTACTGTTACTTATTCTGGCGGGAGGTGCTTATCTGTTGCTGCAGCAGAATCAGGACGGAGGGCAACAGGTCTACAAGGGCCACGGCGGGACGTTCAAGAATACGCTGGCCGAGATCGATACGCCTGATCCGAGTGTCATCTACAAGGATGGGTATTATTACATGACCTTCACCCATAACGGAACGGATATTATGGTGATGAAGTCACGAACGCTGGACTTCCGGCAGGCAGAGCGGAAGGTAGTCTGGTACCCGCCGGCGGAGACCGCATATTCGGCGAATCTCTGGGCTCCCGAGCTGCAATATATCCGGGGCCAGTGGTACATCTATTTCGCCGCAGACGACGGACATAACGAGAATCACCGGATGTATGTGCTCCAGGGCGACAGCGGTGATCCGCTGGGCGGCTATACGTTCAAGGGGCAGGTAACCGACAGCACCAACAAGTGGGCCATCGACGGGCTGGCTATGGAGGTGGACGACGCGCTGTATTTCGTCTGGTCCGGCTGGGAAGGGGATATGAACGCTGCGCAGAACACCTATATCGCCCCGATGAGTGATCCGCTGACGATCAGCGGGCCGAGAGTACTACTCAGTGAGCCGCTGCTTGCGTGGGAGCAGGCTGGAGGCCCGCCGTATATTAATGAGGGCCAGTCCATACTTTATCATGACGGCCGTGTCTTCATCGTCTATTCCGGGGCGGGCAGTTGGACGCCGTATTACAGTCTGGGGCTGCTGGCCCTGAAGCCGGGCTCAGACCCGCTGGAGGCGGCAAGCTGGACCAAGGCGGAGCTGCCGCTGCTGACCATGGATGAAGCCGCCGGAGTATACGGACCGGGGCATAATTCCTTCACCGTATCGCCGGACGGGAGCGAGCAGTGGATCATCTATCATGCTACGGCAGGGGCGGAGGACGGCTGGAACAACCGCAAGGCGCGGGCACAGCGCGTTAGCTGGGACAAGGACGGCCTGCCGGTCTTCGGCAAGCCGAAGCCTTTGAGCGCGGCGCTTCATGTGCCTGCGGGAATGGGCTTATTCCTGGCGGAGCACGCTGTGCAGAACGGGCACCGGCTGGAATTCCCCTCTCTGCCGTCCGCAGTGGACAGCGATACCCCGCTGCTGGTGCATTATGTGAATCCGGGTGAAGCACCGGTGGAGGCGGCGGTGTCGGTGAATGGCGGGCAGCCGATGCCCCTTCAGCTTCCGCCATCCGCCGAAGGACAGACCGGCTACACCTATCTGCTACTGCCCTTTGCAGCAGGGGAGAATACGGTATCGCTGGAGCTGGCTGCGGGAACCTCTGCTAAGCTGAGCGCAATCGAAATTCCGCGTTATGAGGCGGAAGCCCAAGCGTTGATGGGGGAAGCGGCAGCGGAGGATCATCCGTATGCCTCAGGCGGAGGCGCTGTAAGCATGGGTACCCGCGGGGCGTCGCTGCGCTTCGGCAACCTTCGTGTGCCGTGCGGCGGAACCTACACCGCCACAGTGGCGGTCATGAATGCTTCCCCGGACGCGAAGCTGGAGGTATCCGTGAACGGCGGCCGGAAGGCCGGATATCCCCTCAAGACACAGGGGCGTAACGAGGCCGCCTTTCTGGAACTGGAGCTGACATTGCAGAGCGGCGCGAATGAAATCATTCTTTTTGACAGTCAGGGCAGCTTCGGTATAGATTATATGGATATATGGCAGAAGAGTGAATGA
- a CDS encoding ABC transporter substrate-binding protein — MRDSEGWRFAERHKLVALSLWLPVLLLALVLSGCGAGQKEEPVPPAAPPVTLEYWTPFSGGDNIFMTELVEQFNAEHQEIRVDQINSRLDDYYSRLRTAILSGNAPDLAIIHATNLPQFVQNGYIESLDGLAADAGLDWEQFNARIAGSTVYAGAHYAVPLDTHTLVLYYNKKYLREAGLLDAADKPLIGRGEQGFTAFLQKLKDAAPPGVAPLALPSTRIDSVWLWWSLYNQMQGGGAFYNSEGTQAVFNNKHSLQALEFVNSLYQQKLIPPHINDAFKLFYDGEAATLITGVWGTGAFEKDEQLELGVVPVPVIYDHPGVWGDSHTLAVPAKSGLSAEKRRAAMIFARWAVEHGVMWAEAGHVPSSLKVVQSEAYTALKFRSDYAAAASSVAYWPRNVKQWSINEEIIRQFEKMIYKEQTPQQALARAVDSINLQLKK; from the coding sequence ATGAGAGATTCGGAAGGCTGGCGATTCGCAGAGCGTCATAAATTGGTTGCGCTCTCATTATGGCTGCCGGTGCTGCTTCTGGCTCTGGTGCTGAGCGGCTGCGGCGCAGGGCAGAAGGAGGAGCCGGTGCCGCCTGCCGCTCCGCCGGTAACGCTGGAGTACTGGACGCCGTTCAGCGGAGGGGACAATATATTCATGACGGAGTTGGTGGAGCAGTTCAATGCCGAGCATCAGGAGATCCGGGTGGATCAGATCAACTCCCGGCTGGATGATTATTATTCCCGGCTGCGTACAGCCATTCTGTCCGGCAATGCGCCGGATCTGGCGATTATCCATGCCACCAACCTGCCGCAGTTCGTGCAGAACGGCTATATCGAATCTCTGGACGGGCTTGCTGCAGATGCCGGGCTGGACTGGGAGCAGTTCAATGCCAGAATCGCCGGATCTACCGTCTACGCCGGTGCCCATTATGCCGTCCCGCTGGATACGCATACCCTGGTGCTCTATTACAACAAGAAGTATCTGCGGGAGGCGGGATTGCTGGATGCCGCGGACAAACCGCTGATCGGGCGGGGGGAGCAGGGGTTCACCGCTTTCCTGCAGAAGCTGAAGGATGCCGCTCCGCCCGGAGTTGCGCCGCTGGCCCTGCCCAGCACACGGATTGATTCGGTGTGGCTGTGGTGGAGCCTGTACAATCAGATGCAGGGCGGCGGTGCCTTTTACAATTCCGAGGGGACGCAGGCGGTCTTCAACAATAAGCATTCTCTTCAGGCGCTGGAGTTCGTGAACAGCCTGTATCAGCAGAAGCTGATTCCGCCGCATATCAACGATGCCTTCAAGCTGTTCTATGACGGTGAGGCGGCTACCCTGATTACGGGGGTGTGGGGCACCGGTGCATTCGAGAAGGATGAGCAGCTGGAGCTGGGCGTCGTGCCGGTTCCGGTTATCTACGATCATCCGGGGGTCTGGGGGGATTCGCATACGCTGGCTGTTCCGGCAAAAAGCGGGCTGAGCGCGGAGAAACGCAGAGCGGCGATGATCTTCGCCCGCTGGGCGGTGGAGCATGGGGTGATGTGGGCGGAAGCCGGGCATGTGCCAAGCTCTCTCAAGGTCGTCCAGAGCGAAGCTTATACGGCGCTGAAATTCCGCAGCGACTATGCCGCCGCCGCGAGCTCCGTAGCCTATTGGCCGAGAAATGTGAAGCAGTGGAGTATTAATGAAGAGATTATCCGCCAGTTCGAGAAGATGATCTACAAGGAACAGACTCCGCAGCAGGCGCTTGCGCGGGCGGTGGACAGCATTAACCTTCAGCTAAAGAAATAA